The Pedosphaera parvula Ellin514 nucleotide sequence GGGCTTTGCGAACGCTGGCGCCAATGCCGGTCGCTCCACCCCTGCCCATCCATGGCTGCAACGGCCAGTTGCTCAACAACCCCAACGAACCCTATTATGGTCATTATGAAGGGGACGAGGATACCCGCCGCAAAGCGGCTTATCACAACGGCACTGCCTGGACCTGGACATTTCCAATCTTTTGCGAAGCCCTCGCCCGCGCCTGGAACAACTCACCTGAAGCCCTCGCCGTCGCCAAGGCTTACCTCGGCAGCATGGACCGCCTGATCATGGAAGGTTGCATCGGCCAAATACCGGAAATCGTGGATGGTGATGCGCCGCACATTCAGCGGGGCTGCGATGCCCAGGCTTGGGGAGTCACCGAAGCCTTGCGCGTCTGGAAGTTTCTCCACCATCCGAAAGACTTTGTGATCGTGTAGTCTGCGAATCATCCAGCCGCTTTCCACCATCCATAGGCACTTTCAAGCAAATTACAACCGCCATCCATCACAGATGGTCTCCCAACCGGCTGGCTTACACTCAATTGTTGAGCTTTCAACAATCCAGCCACGCGGCATGTGCAGAGAGAAAAAAACTAAATTAAATAAATTCTACCCGCGAGCGAGACCCCAAAAAGTAAACTCCGGCGGCCAGACCTGGTCGCCGGAGCAAAATCGAAGAACCCGAGCAAACTTCATCCATCTCCAACCTGAGAATTTGCGCGGGAAGACACAACCAATTTTATTCGTGCACAAGTTGGTCGCCGGGACTTCCGAACCCAAAGTTATACACCTGGCCGGTATGGCCGTCCCGCACATACCAGGTATTGTTGGAGGAGCGGAACACGATTTGATCGATCATGCCGTTTCCAAAAATGTTACCCACCATCGGCTGATCGCCATTTTGTCCGAAGACGAACGAAGTGGTGTTTCCGGTGTCACCAAATCGGATATACCAAGTCCCGTTGGACGGACGAAACATGGCGGAGTCCCGCATTTGTCCCGACCAAGCCCCAATGAGTGGGATGTCGCCACTTTGCCCCCAAGGGAAGCTGTAAGTTTGGCCACCATTCGGTCCGCCGCCAATGCGCACATACCAGGTGCCGCTGGAAGGACGAAATAGGGTTTGATCCATCATTCCAGCTCCACCCCAGTTGCCCACGAGAGGAATATCGCCCGTTTGACCCCACGCTGATACAGTGGTAGTCAGGCCCGTATCGCCATACCGGATATACCAGGTGCCGTTCGAGGGACGAAAGCAGACTTGATCCCGCATCTGGCCTGACCAGGCCCCAATGAGAGGAATATCGCCCGTTTGACCCCATTGGAAGGAATTGATGGTCCCGTCCAGTTGCCGCACATACCACATTGCGGTGGAAGGTCGGAACAAGGCAAAGTTTCCCCGAGTCGCGGTGGTCCAGTTTCCAATCAGCGGAATATCTCCCACATTACCAAACGGCCAGGCAGAGACCGCGCCGGTGTCACTTGTCCTGATATACCAGGTAGCCGTGGAGGGCCTGAAGATAACGTAATCGGTTCGCCCATCCCCACTGAAGTCACCAAAGGCCTGACCGCCGGATGGAGGGCCCGCAATGAGCAGCGTCGAAGTCAGACTGGACAGACTCCCATTAAATACGTCCAGATCCACCGCGCCCGCGATGCCCGGAACGGAGCCGCTGGAGCTGTATTGCCACGCATCCCATACCCCCGCGCCCCAAACATCATAACCACCGCACACGCTCCAAGGGGTGCCAGTCTGCGGATTTTGGCCGTTGTAATTGGCAATCCAGGGAATCCACTGCGCCACGCTACCATCAAAATTGCCGGCACTACAGGAGCTGGTATAGATTACAGGCCTGACCGAGGCTCCAGCCGCGCCGGCATCGGACACGATGATGTTGCACCACTTGTTGGCCCAGTCCGAGTAGCTGCTGGCACCGACCACGCCACTAAAAACTTCAAAATCCAGTGTCGGCATGAGGGACTTGCCGTCACGCTGGATGTAACCCCCCGCCACAGCCCAGAAGTGGCCCGCCTCTGAGCTGGGGCTGGCCGAATTTGGGTGGGCGAAATGATAAGCGCCCATGTAAACGCCGGCGGCTTTGCCGTTATTTTCGTTGTAGGTGAAATCCCCGTCGGTGATGGTGGTGCCCTCGGTGGCTTTGGCCCAGGCAAAAGTAATACCTGAACTTCGAACACTGGACCAGTTGGGTGTGCCCTGATAGGAGGACACATCGATGCCCATCACGCGTTGCGCCAGTGCGTGCGTGGAACCAAGGGCTAGCGCCAGTGCGGCGGCGGTTATCGCCAGGCGTGGGAGGGTTGAAGCGTGGGAACGAGGGATTGATTCGTTTCTCGGTGAGGGCTTGGTTTTCATAGTCTTACATTTTTAATGGGTTAAGGCCTTTTGATTTTGATTTGGTTTACCGCAACAACTTTAGGTGAAACAGCAGTGATACGGACGCGAACGATAAAAACGGCTTGCGAGGCGGCATGTGTTTGAATGAAAGAGGCACCTCAAAAGGTCGCCGTCACGCCGTGCGCAAAAGAACGAAGGTGAGTATCGGTCAACTAAATCACTGGTCGGGAAGATTGAAAAGTAAAATCCTGCGCCATACAAAAAATTCCCGCGCACCCCTCCTGATGCATTCCTGGCCTATTGCCTAAACTGGGTTATCGCGGAACGAAGCAGTATGTGAATTACTACCTGCACCCCTGAAATTGTTGCCCCAAACTTAACCGTGGGAGCAGTGGAAAGCCCAACTGAAAAGGATTAAATTTTATTGGAAAGGTTTCCTTAAAAGCGGAACAAAATAGCCATTTCGCGAGCTGTCCCAAATGGTTCAGAAACAACCAATTGCCGTGCTGTTAAACACTCAAAAACATTCAAATTGAAAGGTCGTCCATATGAAATTGGCAAAACGTCAGCAAAGTAATACTGGAGTTCCGGCTCCATCCAGTGAATTGAGCCGGATACGCAATGAAATCTATCGCCTTTTTGAAGATCCATTCTCGCTCATCGCACCCAGCACCAGCTTCTTTGAGGGCTGGGAACCCAACATAGACATTTACGAGGATAAGGAAAAAATTACGGTTAACGCGGAATTACCGGGCATGAAGAAGGAGGACATCAATGTTTCTTTGGAGGGCAGAGCCTTGACTATATCGGGAGAGCGCAAGGAGGAGCAGGAACACAAGGAAGGGGATAACTATCGCGCTGAGCGGTTCTTTGGCCGATTCCAACGGAGCATCACTCTGCCTTCGGCGGTGAATGCCGAAAAAATTAATGCCAACTACAAAGACGGCGTGCTCACCATCGAACTTCCCAAATCGGAAGAGGCAAAAGCCAAACAAATCAACGTCAAATCATCTTAAAGACCCGGCCTGATGGCCAATCTCCATCAGACAATGGAAAGGATCATATTTATGAGCAATCTTACTGAAACTAAAAATCGATCGGTCCGGATGGAAAGGCCGGAGGAACAAAACTTTGTCACGCCTCCCGTCAACATTGCTGCCATGAATGGCGAATACTTGATAGAGGTTGAGATGCCAGGTGTCGACAAATCAGGCCTGGAAATCACCGCGGAAAACAATCTGTTGACCGTTATTGGCCGGCGTAAACCGGAAACCGCCCAAGGCGAGCTCTGTTATTCTGAGTCAACTCAGGCAGATTACCGCCGCGTTTTTGAATTGAGCCCGGATGTCGACACCTCCAAAATCAACGCCAAACTGGAACAGGGAGTTTTGAAGCTTCATCTTCCCAAATCGGAGAAAGCCAAACCGAAGAAGATTGAGATCACAGGATAGGCCGGCCATCTCCTCCCTTGTCCCTCATGGGTGATGTGGAGAGGGAACAAGGCAGTCTGCATCAAACATCGCAGGCCAAATACGAGTCTCCCCACCGTATCCGGTGCTGCGAATTCGGCCTTCAAATTCCTTCACATTTCTTAAGAATCCTTCATGCTATGCAGCAATCGCATGAAAAAACTGATTCTGCTTCTGGCCGCCGCCTTCCTTTCCTGCAATCTCCACAGTGAGACCGCGCCGGAGACTTATGCCGAATACGGCAGGCTGATTTGCGTCAAGCTGCCTTCTGCGCCTTTTCCCCATCCAGAGCGCGCCCAAGGTCGCACGCGTAACAACATCGTTTATCCTGCTGAGAAGCATTATCAGGACAGCAGCGTCGCCCTTTTTGTTCCCAAAGGGTTTCGCGCGGGTGACAAGGTGGATTTCGTCGTTCATTTCCACGGCTGGAACAATTACGTGGAGCGCGTCTTGACGAAATACGAACTCATCAAACAATTTTCCGAAAGCGGTCGCAACGCCATTCTCGTTGTCCCTCAAGGTCCTTACGATGCGCCGGATTCCTTCGATGGCAAATTGGAAGACGAGGGCGGCTTCAATCGCTTCATGGATGATGTCATGAGCACTCTTCGCAAAGGGAAGGTCATCAACTCCCAACCTCTGGGCAGGATCATCCTTTCCGGCCACAGTGGCGGTTATCAGGTGATCTCCTCCATCGTGACCGTCGGCGGCTTATCGGACCATGTAAAGGAAGTTTGGCTGTTCGATGCTCTCTATGCACGCACCGAAAAGTTCATGGACTGGCACAACCAGCAACATGGAAAGATGATCAACCTTTTCACGGAACACGGCGGCACAAAACAGGAAAACGAGACGCTGATGGCAGATTTAAAGAAGAAAAATATTTCGTTCGTTTTCAAAAATGAATCTGCAATCACCCCTCCAGACCTCAAAAAAAATGACCTCATTTTTGTCTTCACCGATCTTGAACACGACCTGGTGGTGAATCAGCGCCACGAGTTCCGCACCTACCTGGAAACCAGTTGCCTCGCCAACAAAAATCTGGCGCCTTCGTACGGACCTAAATGGACCCGGCGCTAGCTTCAGTTCCGCTCAGCGTTTGAAGTGATACACATGCACTTCAAACGGAGCAAACCAGTCGGTGAATTTCCCATCCTTTAGCAGCACCTTTCTGGAGGATTCGAACATTACCTCTCCTTCGCCGCCGACAGGAGGCATCCCGCTGAACTCCACTTTTACGGTATCGCCTTCGCGCTTGCAGGCCAGGATATAAATATCCTCGCCCGTTTCACGAACGCAATACTCCACGTTGTTTGCGCCTGTGACTTTCACCGGCAGTTTCGAATTGCCAGCCGCCAGCGCCGGGTAAAGCGGACTCTTCTCTCCAATCTCCTCCACCACCCGCTTCAACACCTCATTCCAAAAATGCCAGTTCCAGCCATAGGTCGTGTCCTCGACGTTCCACGCCTTCGACACATTTCCCCCAAAATAGATGATGCCCCGTGCGCCATTGATAATCGCCTGGTATGTCATGAACCGCTCCTCGGGAAATGTCGGAAAGCGTAAGGTCTTGCCCGGCTTGACCACCCCGCTCCACGCAATCTGCAAATACATCCAGACTGGTTTCTTCCCCTCTGCCACCTCCATCATGGTCTTCGTGTAATCACCCACCATGCTGATCTCTTTGTTGGGCAAAAGCGAGTGTGTGCCGGGCGGGTAACTGACCGGGTAAATATCCGCGCCCGTAATATCACAGGTGACGTTGTAAGCGCGCAAAGACTCGACGGCACCGCGCGGTGCCTGGTTAATCGAAACCGGATGATTGAGGTCGAGTTCATGGATCATTTGATAACCACGCACCAAAGGTCCCACTGGATGTTTACCCCACTCCGGTTCATCGACGCTGTTCCACACTCCCATTCCTGGATGGTCTTTGA carries:
- a CDS encoding glycoside hydrolase family 25 protein, with amino-acid sequence MKTKPSPRNESIPRSHASTLPRLAITAAALALALGSTHALAQRVMGIDVSSYQGTPNWSSVRSSGITFAWAKATEGTTITDGDFTYNENNGKAAGVYMGAYHFAHPNSASPSSEAGHFWAVAGGYIQRDGKSLMPTLDFEVFSGVVGASSYSDWANKWCNIIVSDAGAAGASVRPVIYTSSCSAGNFDGSVAQWIPWIANYNGQNPQTGTPWSVCGGYDVWGAGVWDAWQYSSSGSVPGIAGAVDLDVFNGSLSSLTSTLLIAGPPSGGQAFGDFSGDGRTDYVIFRPSTATWYIRTSDTGAVSAWPFGNVGDIPLIGNWTTATRGNFALFRPSTAMWYVRQLDGTINSFQWGQTGDIPLIGAWSGQMRDQVCFRPSNGTWYIRYGDTGLTTTVSAWGQTGDIPLVGNWGGAGMMDQTLFRPSSGTWYVRIGGGPNGGQTYSFPWGQSGDIPLIGAWSGQMRDSAMFRPSNGTWYIRFGDTGNTTSFVFGQNGDQPMVGNIFGNGMIDQIVFRSSNNTWYVRDGHTGQVYNFGFGSPGDQLVHE
- a CDS encoding Hsp20/alpha crystallin family protein, whose protein sequence is MKLAKRQQSNTGVPAPSSELSRIRNEIYRLFEDPFSLIAPSTSFFEGWEPNIDIYEDKEKITVNAELPGMKKEDINVSLEGRALTISGERKEEQEHKEGDNYRAERFFGRFQRSITLPSAVNAEKINANYKDGVLTIELPKSEEAKAKQINVKSS
- a CDS encoding Hsp20/alpha crystallin family protein; this translates as MSNLTETKNRSVRMERPEEQNFVTPPVNIAAMNGEYLIEVEMPGVDKSGLEITAENNLLTVIGRRKPETAQGELCYSESTQADYRRVFELSPDVDTSKINAKLEQGVLKLHLPKSEKAKPKKIEITG